A stretch of Oncorhynchus mykiss isolate Arlee chromosome 26, USDA_OmykA_1.1, whole genome shotgun sequence DNA encodes these proteins:
- the LOC118944565 gene encoding proline-rich receptor-like protein kinase PERK12 yields MYVQWSPPSLGRSGRSQAESSGQGKPTFPGSVREKPSRVIWPGEAHLPWVSQGEAKQSHLARGSPPSLGRSGRSQAESSGQGKPTFPGSVREKPSRVIWPGEAHLPRVSQGEAKQSHLARGSPPSLGRSGRSQAESSGQGKPTFPGSVREKPSRVIWPGEAHLPRVSQGEAKQSHLARGSPPSLGRSGRSQAESSGQSLHRSPNISKRWIPTSPGEPSSPPALQPSSPLTLQPTPPILQPSNPPALQPSNPSALQPSSPPTLQPSNPPTLQPSNPPALQSSNPQAL; encoded by the exons ATGTATGTCCA GTGGAGCCCACCTTCCCTGGGTCGGTCAGGGAGAAGCCAAGCAGAGTCATCTGGCCAGGGGAAGCCCACCTTCCCCGGGTCAGTCAGGGAGAAGCCAAGCAGAGTCATCTGGCCAGGGGAAGCCCACCTTCCCTGGGTCAGTCAGGGAGAAGCCAAGCAGAGTCATCTGGCCAGGGGAAGCCCACCTTCCCTGGGTCGGTCAGGGAGAAGCCAAGCAGAGTCATCTGGCCAGGGGAAGCCCACCTTCCCCGGGTCAGTCAGGGAGAAGCCAAGCAGAGTCATCTGGCCAGGGGAAGCCCACCTTCCCCGGGTCAGTCAGGGAGAAGCCAAGCAGAGTCATCTGGCCAGGGGAAGCCCACCTTCCCTGGGTCGGTCAGGGAGAAGCCAAGCAGAGTCATCTGGCCAGGGGAAGCCCACCTTCCCTGGGTCGGTCAGGGAGAAGCCAAGCAGAGTCATCTGGCCAGGTGAAGCCCACCTTCCCCGGGTCAGTCAGGGAGAAGCCAAGCAGAGTCATCTGGCCAGGGGAAGCCCACCTTCCCTGGGTCGGTCAGGGAGAAGCCAAGCAGAGTCATCTGGccag tctctccacCGCTCCCCTAATATCAGCAAGAGATGGATCCCCACGAGTCCCGGAGAG CCCTCTagccctccagccctccagccctccagccctCTAACCCTCCAGCCCACCCCTCCAATCCTCCAGCCCTCCAACCCTCCAGCCCTACAGCCCTCCAACCCTTCAGCCCTCCAACCCTCCAGCCCTCCAACCCTCCAGccctccaaccctccaacccTGCAGCCCTCCAACCCTCCAGCCCTCCAGTCCTCCAACCCTCAAGCCCTCTAA